Proteins from a genomic interval of Lysobacter stagni:
- a CDS encoding DUF3426 domain-containing protein: MFVSCPHCGFLVALIVREDDQPQRCPRCDGIVQATPGDASSSADDVPADTAPMEMAEDAAAADADADASAPGSVTDETTADNADEASAVPDVEAIPDTAAPSYEEAIAAATAGSAPPRARRGARPRRKGGPSFARHTVAPAPRRTSWRAIAAIAALTLLLALQLLLAQRQELAADPRWRPFVAGMCGVLRCQLPPWREPAAFTMLQRSVRPKPGDAGVLSIEASFRNDARWAQPWPVLMLSLSDVDGRQVGLRAFEPGEYRREHHPGDELLPGQSATVSMDVIEPAPRIVAFTFDFR, from the coding sequence ATGTTCGTTTCGTGCCCGCACTGCGGTTTCCTGGTCGCGCTGATCGTCCGCGAGGACGACCAGCCGCAACGCTGTCCGCGCTGCGACGGCATCGTGCAGGCAACGCCCGGGGACGCATCATCGTCCGCGGACGATGTCCCCGCCGACACAGCGCCCATGGAAATGGCGGAGGACGCGGCGGCCGCTGACGCGGACGCCGATGCATCCGCGCCCGGGTCGGTTACCGATGAAACGACAGCAGACAACGCCGATGAGGCGTCGGCTGTGCCGGACGTCGAGGCGATACCCGACACCGCCGCACCGAGCTACGAAGAGGCCATTGCCGCGGCAACCGCTGGCAGCGCGCCCCCTCGCGCACGACGTGGCGCACGTCCGCGCCGCAAGGGTGGACCCAGCTTCGCGCGCCATACCGTCGCGCCCGCGCCGCGACGCACGTCGTGGCGCGCCATCGCCGCGATCGCCGCACTGACGTTGCTGCTCGCATTGCAGCTGCTGCTCGCGCAGCGACAGGAACTGGCCGCCGATCCGCGCTGGCGACCGTTCGTCGCCGGCATGTGCGGCGTGCTGCGTTGCCAGCTGCCGCCCTGGCGCGAACCGGCCGCCTTCACCATGCTTCAGCGCAGCGTGCGACCCAAGCCCGGCGACGCTGGCGTGCTGTCGATCGAGGCCAGCTTCCGCAACGATGCGCGGTGGGCGCAGCCCTGGCCGGTGCTGATGCTCAGCCTCTCGGATGTCGATGGCCGACAAGTCGGCCTGCGCGCGTTCGAACCCGGGGAGTACCGCCGCGAACACCACCCGGGCGACGAGTTGCTGCCGGGGCAGAGCGCCACCGTTTCGATGGACGTGATCGAGCCCGCACCACGCATCGTCGCCTTTACTTTCGACTTCCGCTGA
- the fis gene encoding DNA-binding transcriptional regulator Fis has translation MNAATDRTDAAARTAPRVPLRDHVATSIRRFLGDLDGCGTENLYEIALRELEIPLFVEVLQHCDGNQSRAAAMLGIHRATLRKKLREYGLD, from the coding sequence TTGAACGCCGCCACCGACCGTACCGACGCCGCCGCACGCACCGCACCCCGCGTGCCGCTGCGCGACCACGTCGCCACGTCGATCCGCCGTTTCCTCGGCGACCTGGACGGCTGCGGGACCGAGAACCTCTACGAGATCGCGCTGCGCGAACTTGAAATCCCGCTGTTCGTGGAAGTGCTTCAGCACTGCGACGGCAACCAGAGCCGCGCCGCGGCGATGCTCGGCATCCATCGCGCCACGCTGCGCAAGAAGCTGCGCGAGTACGGGCTGGACTGA
- a CDS encoding S1 family peptidase: protein MSLPARIAPALVLFACVLPAAQAATSKTIPVVSNPTEIAVYVPPSSLTARTYVPISNLWIEPGKAFADALDEVGKKYFPAMHLVPSTTDAHYGLIVDLAPKWSRETGKPMLTVKYQVYGIDGKQLLTGSAEQPIRGSNLNAGAATASGLAVQQIMYTVQQRLAPDPTKFPASGSTSKIDLSLLVDREKPLRTGTAFFVNKTGQLLTAAHVSRDCTAMEAHQDGKTFAVKPRASSDLLDVAVLDSGMPRASSIALRQNHEIVLGESVTSVGFPLQGLLGDSPNVTRGNVSASKGLRGSLGMFQFSAPIQPGNSGGPIVSDNGELLGMAVSTLNAEMLAKLGQIPQNVNFALDARYVAMFLQREKVPFDVIQPKGPGGLQTANQAALTNTVQLNCYQ, encoded by the coding sequence ATGTCCTTGCCTGCGCGCATCGCGCCGGCACTGGTGCTGTTTGCGTGCGTCCTGCCAGCGGCCCAGGCCGCGACCAGCAAGACCATTCCGGTCGTCTCCAATCCGACGGAGATCGCGGTCTACGTGCCGCCATCCTCGCTGACCGCCCGCACTTATGTGCCGATCAGCAACCTCTGGATCGAGCCGGGCAAGGCCTTCGCCGATGCGCTCGACGAAGTCGGCAAGAAGTACTTCCCCGCCATGCACCTGGTGCCGTCCACCACCGATGCGCACTACGGGCTGATCGTCGATCTGGCGCCGAAGTGGTCGCGCGAGACGGGCAAGCCGATGCTCACGGTGAAGTACCAGGTCTACGGCATCGACGGCAAACAGCTGCTCACCGGCAGCGCCGAACAACCCATCCGTGGCAGCAACCTCAACGCAGGCGCGGCCACCGCATCGGGCCTGGCCGTGCAGCAGATCATGTACACGGTGCAGCAGCGCCTGGCGCCGGATCCCACGAAATTTCCGGCCAGCGGCTCGACGTCGAAGATCGACCTGTCGCTGCTGGTGGACCGCGAGAAACCGCTGCGCACGGGCACCGCGTTCTTCGTCAACAAGACCGGCCAGCTGCTCACCGCCGCGCACGTGTCGCGCGACTGCACGGCGATGGAAGCCCACCAGGACGGCAAGACCTTCGCCGTGAAACCCAGGGCCTCCAGCGACCTGCTCGACGTCGCCGTGCTCGATTCCGGCATGCCGCGCGCATCGTCGATCGCGTTGCGCCAGAACCACGAGATCGTGCTGGGCGAATCGGTCACCAGCGTCGGCTTTCCGTTGCAGGGCCTGCTGGGCGATTCGCCCAACGTCACGCGCGGCAACGTCAGCGCCAGCAAGGGCCTGCGCGGTTCGCTGGGGATGTTCCAGTTCTCCGCACCCATCCAGCCCGGCAACAGCGGCGGCCCGATCGTGTCTGACAACGGAGAGCTGCTGGGCATGGCCGTGAGCACGCTCAACGCGGAGATGCTGGCCAAGCTCGGGCAGATCCCGCAGAACGTGAACTTCGCCCTGGACGCGCGCTATGTCGCGATGTTCCTGCAACGCGAGAAGGTGCCGTTCGACGTGATCCAGCCCAAGGGCCCCGGTGGTTTGCAGACGGCCAACCAGGCCGCGCTGACCAACACCGTCCAACTCAACTGCTACCAGTAA
- the purH gene encoding bifunctional phosphoribosylaminoimidazolecarboxamide formyltransferase/IMP cyclohydrolase codes for MNIDAAATPVKLRRALLSVSDKTGLIDLARALHDHGVELLSTGGTAKAIREAGLPVKDVSDVTGFPEMMDGRVKTLHPIVHGGLLGRAGIDDAVMAQHGIGAIDLLVLNLYPFEKVSIDPSSTMDDIIENIDIGGPAMLRSAAKNFARVAVATDPAQYAGLVEELAANDGALSAKTRFALSVAAFNRVAQYDARISDYLSSLNEDGSRALFSAQSNGNFVKVMDLRYGENPHQQGAFYRDLWPVPGTLATFTQLQGKELSYNNLADADAAWECVRQFERPACVIVKHANPCGVAEGVACGDAYELAYATDPTSAFGGILAFNTTLDTATTKAILDRQFVEVLIAPDYEEGALDYARKKANVRVLRIPHGDGRNNVDVKRVGSGLLMQTSDIREVTRDELKVVTKLAPTPEQMDDLLFAWRVAKFVKSNAIVYAKNHRTIGVGAGQMSRVYSARIAGIKATDAGLVVPGSVMASDAFFPFRDGIDAAAEAGIKAVIQPGGSMRDSEVIAAADEHGLAMVFTGVRHFRH; via the coding sequence ATGAACATCGATGCCGCCGCCACGCCGGTGAAACTCCGCCGCGCGCTGCTTTCCGTTTCCGACAAGACCGGCCTGATCGACCTGGCCCGCGCGCTCCACGACCACGGCGTGGAACTGCTCTCCACCGGCGGTACCGCCAAGGCCATCCGCGAGGCCGGCCTGCCGGTCAAGGACGTCAGCGACGTCACCGGCTTCCCCGAGATGATGGACGGCCGCGTCAAGACGCTGCACCCGATCGTGCACGGCGGCCTGCTCGGCCGCGCCGGCATCGACGATGCGGTGATGGCGCAGCACGGCATCGGCGCGATCGACCTGCTGGTGCTCAACCTGTATCCGTTCGAGAAGGTCTCGATCGACCCGTCCAGCACGATGGACGACATCATCGAGAACATCGACATCGGCGGCCCGGCCATGTTGCGTTCGGCGGCGAAGAACTTCGCCCGCGTCGCGGTGGCGACCGACCCGGCGCAATACGCAGGCCTCGTCGAGGAACTCGCCGCCAACGACGGCGCCTTGTCGGCGAAGACGCGCTTCGCGCTCTCGGTGGCCGCGTTCAACCGCGTCGCGCAGTACGACGCGCGCATCAGCGACTACCTCTCCTCGCTCAACGAAGACGGTAGCCGTGCGCTGTTCTCCGCGCAGTCCAACGGCAACTTCGTGAAGGTGATGGACCTGCGCTACGGCGAGAACCCGCACCAGCAGGGCGCGTTCTACCGCGACCTGTGGCCCGTGCCAGGCACGCTGGCCACGTTCACGCAGCTGCAGGGCAAGGAGCTGAGCTACAACAACCTGGCCGATGCCGACGCCGCGTGGGAATGCGTGCGCCAGTTCGAGCGCCCGGCCTGCGTGATCGTCAAGCACGCCAACCCGTGCGGCGTGGCCGAGGGCGTGGCCTGCGGCGACGCGTACGAACTCGCGTACGCCACCGACCCCACCTCCGCCTTCGGCGGCATCCTCGCCTTCAACACGACGCTGGACACCGCCACGACCAAGGCCATCCTCGACCGCCAGTTCGTCGAGGTGCTGATCGCACCGGACTACGAGGAAGGCGCGCTCGACTACGCACGCAAGAAGGCCAACGTGCGCGTGCTGCGCATCCCGCACGGCGACGGCCGCAACAACGTCGACGTCAAGCGCGTGGGCTCGGGCCTGCTGATGCAGACCAGCGACATCCGCGAAGTCACGCGCGACGAACTCAAGGTCGTCACGAAACTCGCGCCGACGCCGGAACAGATGGACGACCTGCTGTTCGCCTGGCGCGTGGCGAAGTTCGTGAAGTCCAACGCCATCGTCTACGCCAAGAACCACCGCACCATCGGTGTCGGCGCGGGCCAGATGAGCCGCGTGTATTCGGCGCGCATCGCCGGCATCAAGGCCACCGACGCGGGCCTGGTCGTGCCGGGCTCGGTGATGGCCAGCGACGCATTCTTCCCGTTCCGCGACGGCATCGATGCGGCAGCGGAAGCCGGCATCAAGGCCGTGATCCAGCCGGGCGGCTCGATGCGCGACAGCGAAGTCATCGCCGCCGCCGACGAACACGGCCTGGCGATGGTGTTCACGGGCGTGCGGCATTTCCGGCACTGA
- a CDS encoding GNAT family N-acetyltransferase produces the protein MWIRTESQDDHAAIHDLLAAAFADVPGHGRVEQRIVDALRSDEALALSLVADIDGRIAGVAVFSPVTIAGVERWYGLGPVAVSPQDQRHGVGGALIRAGLAELADTGAAGCVVLGEPAYYDRFGFRAHPGLRYADVPPPYFQALAFDDVIPQGEVQYHASFSAA, from the coding sequence ATGTGGATCCGTACCGAAAGCCAGGACGATCACGCCGCCATCCACGATCTGCTGGCCGCCGCGTTCGCCGATGTTCCTGGCCATGGGCGCGTGGAACAGCGCATCGTCGACGCGCTGCGCAGCGACGAGGCACTGGCCCTGTCGCTGGTCGCCGACATCGACGGCCGCATCGCCGGGGTGGCGGTGTTCTCGCCGGTGACCATCGCCGGCGTCGAACGCTGGTACGGCTTGGGCCCCGTGGCGGTATCGCCGCAGGACCAGCGCCATGGCGTCGGTGGCGCGCTGATCCGCGCCGGTCTGGCCGAGCTGGCCGACACCGGCGCCGCCGGCTGCGTGGTGCTGGGCGAACCCGCGTATTACGACCGTTTCGGCTTCCGCGCCCACCCCGGCCTTCGCTATGCCGACGTGCCGCCCCCGTATTTCCAGGCCCTCGCCTTCGACGACGTGATCCCGCAGGGCGAGGTGCAGTACCACGCCTCGTTCTCCGCGGCCTGA
- the purD gene encoding phosphoribosylamine--glycine ligase gives MKVLVIGSGGREHALAWKLAQSARISEVLVAPGNAGTATEPKCRNVDVPASDIDALLKLVEREGISVTVVGPEGPLVNGVVDRFRAAGHRIFGPTQEAAQLEGSKAYAKNFLARHGIPTAHYAVFTEAEAALEYVQEKGAPIVIKADGLAAGKGVIVAMTLAEAEAAITDMLSDYAFGAAGARVVIEEFLEGEEASFISMVDGKTALPMATSQDHKRVGDRDTGPNTGGMGAYSPAPVVTPDVHARIMREVVEPTVRGMAADGIPFTGFLYAGLMIDKSGAPKVIEYNVRFGDPETQPVMLRLRSDLLDLVEAAIDERLHTVKAHWDPRPSLGVVMAAEGYPNTPRMGDVIGSWDAPEVDDVKVFHAGTKVEGEHVVTSGGRVLCVCALGDSVADAQHKAYEAVAGISWHGEFHRHDIGWRAIEREQAEAGEPA, from the coding sequence ATGAAGGTCCTCGTCATCGGTTCCGGCGGTCGCGAACACGCCCTGGCCTGGAAGCTCGCGCAGTCCGCGCGCATCAGCGAGGTGCTGGTGGCGCCGGGCAATGCCGGCACCGCGACCGAACCGAAGTGCCGCAACGTGGACGTGCCCGCGTCCGACATCGACGCACTGCTGAAGCTGGTGGAGCGCGAAGGCATCAGCGTCACCGTCGTCGGCCCCGAAGGCCCGCTGGTGAACGGCGTGGTCGACCGCTTCCGCGCCGCCGGCCACCGCATCTTCGGCCCGACGCAGGAGGCCGCGCAGCTGGAAGGCAGCAAGGCGTACGCGAAGAACTTCCTCGCCCGCCACGGCATTCCCACCGCGCACTACGCCGTGTTCACCGAGGCCGAGGCCGCGCTGGAATACGTGCAGGAGAAAGGCGCGCCCATCGTCATCAAGGCCGACGGCCTGGCTGCGGGCAAGGGCGTCATCGTCGCGATGACGCTGGCCGAGGCCGAAGCCGCCATCACCGACATGCTGTCCGACTACGCCTTCGGCGCCGCCGGCGCGCGCGTGGTGATCGAAGAGTTCCTCGAAGGCGAGGAAGCCAGCTTCATCTCGATGGTGGACGGCAAGACCGCATTGCCGATGGCCACCAGCCAGGACCACAAGCGCGTGGGCGACCGCGACACCGGCCCCAACACCGGCGGCATGGGCGCGTACTCGCCCGCACCCGTCGTCACGCCGGACGTGCACGCACGCATCATGCGCGAAGTGGTGGAACCCACCGTGCGCGGCATGGCCGCCGACGGCATTCCGTTCACCGGCTTCCTCTACGCGGGGCTGATGATCGACAAGAGCGGCGCGCCGAAGGTCATCGAATACAACGTGCGCTTCGGCGACCCGGAAACGCAGCCGGTGATGCTGCGCCTGCGCTCGGACCTGCTGGATCTGGTCGAAGCCGCCATCGACGAACGCCTGCACACCGTGAAGGCGCACTGGGACCCGCGTCCGTCGTTGGGCGTGGTGATGGCCGCCGAGGGCTATCCCAATACACCGCGCATGGGCGATGTGATCGGCAGCTGGGACGCGCCCGAAGTGGACGACGTGAAGGTCTTCCACGCCGGCACGAAGGTGGAAGGCGAGCACGTCGTTACCTCAGGCGGCCGCGTGCTGTGCGTGTGCGCCCTGGGCGACAGCGTCGCCGACGCGCAGCACAAAGCCTACGAAGCCGTCGCCGGCATCTCCTGGCACGGCGAATTCCACCGCCACGACATCGGCTGGCGCGCGATCGAACGCGAACAGGCCGAAGCGGGCGAACCGGCGTAA
- a CDS encoding TSUP family transporter, with product MEFGVEVIALLMGVAFVAGLIDAIAGGGGLLTIPALMSVGLPPVHAIATNKLQSSFGTASAVVAFARKGRIDFRRFRWPAVGAFVGSVLGAWTLQRLDPAFLSGLIPVMLVLMAAYFLFGPKPSEEDRHSRLGTTALLLIVAAIGFYDGFFGPGTGSFLATALVVLFGMGLVSATAHTKLLNLSSNIAALIALIIGGKVLWTLGLLMALSSVLGGQIGAHLAMRVGGKVIRPLLVVMSLALTAKLLWDPTNPLRVWLAGLY from the coding sequence ATGGAATTCGGTGTGGAAGTAATCGCGCTGCTCATGGGAGTAGCGTTCGTGGCAGGTCTCATCGATGCGATCGCCGGTGGCGGCGGGCTGTTGACCATTCCGGCGCTGATGTCGGTGGGCCTACCGCCGGTCCACGCCATCGCCACCAACAAACTGCAGAGCAGCTTCGGCACCGCGAGCGCCGTGGTGGCCTTCGCGCGCAAGGGGCGTATCGATTTCCGCCGCTTCCGCTGGCCCGCCGTCGGCGCGTTCGTCGGCTCCGTGCTGGGTGCGTGGACGCTGCAGCGGCTGGACCCCGCGTTCCTCTCCGGCCTGATCCCCGTGATGCTGGTGCTGATGGCCGCGTACTTCCTGTTCGGCCCCAAGCCCAGCGAGGAAGACCGCCACAGCCGACTGGGCACGACGGCGCTGCTGCTCATCGTCGCGGCGATTGGTTTCTACGACGGCTTCTTCGGCCCGGGCACGGGCTCGTTCCTCGCCACCGCGCTGGTGGTGCTGTTCGGCATGGGCCTGGTCTCGGCCACCGCGCACACCAAGCTGCTCAACCTCTCCAGCAACATCGCCGCGCTGATCGCTCTGATCATTGGCGGCAAAGTGCTGTGGACACTCGGCCTGCTGATGGCGCTTTCCAGCGTGCTGGGCGGCCAGATCGGCGCACACCTGGCCATGCGCGTGGGCGGCAAGGTCATCCGCCCGCTGCTGGTGGTGATGTCGCTGGCGCTCACCGCCAAGCTGCTGTGGGACCCGACCAACCCGCTGCGCGTGTGGCTGGCAGGGCTGTACTAG
- a CDS encoding MFS transporter — MAYSQFDLLRQRRFLPYFFVQALGAFNDNVFRQAIIGLLGYMAVSPEEKTLYANLAPAIFILPYFLFSATAGQIAEKLEKSRLIRITTTMEIVIMSLAAVGFLTQNMTVLLVALFATGVQSTLFGPVKYSILPSVLKPEELTGGNGLVEMGTSISILIGMLFGGLIFAVAGTAGPVVAAVAVIALAVLGNLVSRAIPPVEAGAPDLRINWNPIPESLAILRLARRQVAVRNSILGVSWFWFVGTVLTSNLPTYAEVNLGNGDGALYIFALALFSIGTGVGSILCEKLSARTVEIGLVPLGAFGISAFVLDLYFARPGEATAHVATVGAFLQQSGSWRITMDLTLIGLFAGFFVVPLFALIQSRTPRGELSRVIAGMNIQNAIFIVLAAGIGIATQRLLDWSIPQLFLGLAIANVVVALYIFTIVPEFLMRFLSWLLVRAMYRLRVHGIEKHVPDEGAAVIVCNHVSYMDALILAASIPRPVRFVMYYKIFNIPVMSWIFRTAKAIPIAGAKEDPALMQRAFDEIDAALAEGELVGIFPEGGLTKDGEIAPFKSGVERILARAQENGRPVPVVPMALRNMWTSMWSRRDDRLGRMRVPRRFRAPVEVMAEAPVIGDQVDAPMLEARVRALRGDAA; from the coding sequence ATGGCGTACAGTCAGTTCGACCTTCTGCGGCAGCGCCGCTTCCTGCCCTACTTCTTCGTGCAGGCGCTGGGCGCCTTCAACGACAACGTGTTCCGGCAGGCCATCATCGGGCTGCTGGGTTACATGGCAGTCAGCCCGGAAGAAAAGACGCTGTATGCCAACCTCGCGCCGGCGATCTTCATCCTGCCCTACTTCCTGTTCTCCGCCACGGCGGGACAGATCGCGGAGAAGCTGGAGAAGTCGCGGCTCATCCGCATCACCACGACGATGGAAATCGTCATCATGTCGCTGGCGGCGGTGGGCTTCCTGACGCAGAACATGACGGTGCTGCTGGTCGCGCTGTTCGCCACCGGCGTGCAGTCCACGCTGTTCGGGCCGGTGAAGTATTCGATCCTTCCCTCCGTGCTGAAGCCGGAGGAACTCACCGGCGGTAACGGCCTGGTGGAGATGGGCACGTCGATCTCCATCCTCATCGGCATGCTTTTCGGCGGGCTGATCTTCGCCGTGGCCGGCACCGCGGGCCCGGTGGTTGCGGCGGTGGCGGTGATCGCCCTGGCCGTGCTCGGCAACCTCGTCAGCCGCGCCATTCCGCCGGTGGAAGCCGGCGCGCCAGACCTGCGCATCAACTGGAACCCGATTCCCGAATCGCTGGCCATCCTGCGCCTGGCACGCCGACAGGTGGCGGTGCGCAATTCGATCCTGGGCGTGTCGTGGTTCTGGTTCGTCGGCACGGTGCTGACCTCCAACCTGCCGACCTACGCCGAGGTGAACCTGGGCAACGGCGACGGTGCGCTCTACATCTTCGCGCTGGCGCTGTTCTCCATCGGCACCGGCGTGGGCTCGATCCTGTGCGAGAAGCTGTCGGCGCGCACGGTGGAAATCGGCCTGGTGCCGCTGGGCGCGTTCGGCATCAGCGCGTTCGTGCTGGACCTGTATTTCGCGCGACCGGGCGAGGCGACGGCGCACGTGGCGACGGTGGGCGCATTCCTGCAGCAGAGCGGCAGCTGGCGCATCACGATGGACCTGACGCTGATCGGTCTGTTCGCCGGCTTCTTCGTGGTGCCGTTGTTCGCGCTGATCCAGAGCCGCACGCCGCGCGGTGAGCTGTCGCGCGTGATCGCGGGCATGAACATCCAGAACGCCATCTTCATCGTGCTGGCCGCGGGCATCGGCATCGCCACGCAGCGGCTGCTGGACTGGTCGATCCCGCAGCTGTTCCTGGGGCTGGCCATCGCCAACGTGGTGGTGGCGCTGTACATCTTCACGATCGTTCCCGAATTCCTGATGCGCTTCCTCAGCTGGCTGCTGGTGCGCGCGATGTACCGGTTGCGCGTGCATGGCATCGAGAAGCACGTGCCGGACGAGGGTGCGGCGGTGATCGTGTGCAACCACGTCAGCTACATGGACGCGCTGATCCTGGCCGCGAGCATTCCGCGGCCGGTGCGCTTCGTCATGTACTACAAGATTTTCAACATCCCGGTGATGAGCTGGATCTTCCGCACTGCCAAGGCCATTCCCATCGCCGGCGCGAAGGAAGACCCGGCGCTGATGCAGCGCGCGTTCGACGAGATCGACGCGGCGCTGGCCGAAGGCGAGCTGGTCGGCATCTTCCCGGAAGGCGGGCTGACGAAAGACGGCGAGATCGCGCCGTTCAAGTCCGGGGTGGAGCGCATCCTGGCGCGCGCGCAGGAGAACGGACGGCCGGTGCCGGTGGTGCCGATGGCCCTGCGCAACATGTGGACCAGCATGTGGAGCCGCCGCGACGATCGCCTGGGACGCATGCGCGTGCCGCGGCGTTTCCGGGCGCCGGTGGAAGTGATGGCCGAAGCCCCGGTCATCGGCGATCAGGTGGATGCGCCGATGCTGGAAGCCAGGGTGCGCGCGCTTCGCGGCGACGCCGCCTGA
- a CDS encoding CD225/dispanin family protein, which yields MSVPPFPPPPSPPSGPLAPPVPTYLVWAILITVASLFFCCIVGTIPGIVAIVFAAQVNRRWDAGDEYGARRASSNAKLWCWITTGLCIVGLLWSIWFISSGGMAQYQKMMEELEHVQRLNQ from the coding sequence ATGAGTGTGCCGCCGTTCCCACCGCCGCCGTCACCGCCTTCGGGACCGCTGGCGCCACCCGTTCCAACGTACCTGGTGTGGGCGATCCTGATCACGGTCGCCTCACTGTTCTTCTGCTGCATCGTCGGCACCATTCCCGGCATCGTCGCCATCGTGTTCGCCGCGCAGGTCAATCGCCGCTGGGATGCGGGCGATGAGTACGGCGCGCGGCGTGCGTCGAGCAACGCGAAGCTGTGGTGCTGGATCACCACGGGCCTGTGCATCGTCGGGCTGCTGTGGTCGATCTGGTTCATCAGCAGCGGCGGCATGGCGCAGTACCAGAAGATGATGGAAGAACTGGAACACGTGCAGCGGCTGAATCAATGA
- a CDS encoding DUF2752 domain-containing protein: MSGMHALMRVRVRTWDDIATRRWFALALAPMGALGLWLLRDFDPSSPHSVFPPCVFHLLTGLYCPGCGLTRALHALAHGDVARAWAMHPLLLLALPAVVAMIGQWLWGRSVLPAWANRWLHDGRVWIAVLLLFGVLRNLSWAGVAWMAPG, encoded by the coding sequence ATGAGCGGTATGCATGCCCTGATGCGCGTTCGCGTGCGCACGTGGGACGACATCGCCACGCGACGCTGGTTCGCGTTGGCGCTGGCGCCGATGGGGGCGTTGGGATTGTGGTTGCTACGCGACTTCGATCCGTCTTCGCCGCACAGCGTGTTTCCGCCGTGCGTGTTCCATCTGCTCACCGGGCTGTACTGCCCGGGTTGCGGCCTGACGCGTGCGTTGCACGCGCTGGCGCACGGCGATGTCGCGCGTGCGTGGGCGATGCATCCGCTGTTGCTGCTCGCGCTGCCGGCGGTCGTCGCGATGATCGGACAATGGCTGTGGGGGCGCTCCGTGCTGCCAGCGTGGGCGAACCGGTGGCTGCACGATGGGCGCGTGTGGATCGCGGTGCTGCTGCTGTTCGGCGTGCTGCGCAACCTATCGTGGGCAGGTGTGGCGTGGATGGCGCCCGGTTGA
- the nudC gene encoding NAD(+) diphosphatase — protein MSDLAAPFAFVEAGADAACRGAVDRADRLRDDPDALNALWSHARVILLDEHGHAYADDDGRLRAPHGHEISEGPGGVGAAVFLGLDTHGTGWFALEAALTAFTAPRRVDLRSAAALWPAFDASVFAQARALQHWRSRHRHCGVCGGEVAISRAGWQGTCTKCSAEHYPRTDPAVIVAVSDGARLLLGRQAAWPARRYSVIAGFVEPGETLEQTVAREVLEETGVRVHRCRYLASQPWPFPGALMLGFSADAESDEPHVGDELEDARWFTAQDVRRACERGEWGSARDDGEGPVLSPSISISRWLIEHWLAAQPDAS, from the coding sequence GTGAGCGACCTCGCGGCTCCTTTCGCCTTCGTCGAAGCCGGTGCGGATGCCGCCTGCCGCGGCGCGGTCGATCGTGCCGACCGCCTGCGCGACGACCCGGACGCCCTCAATGCCCTGTGGTCGCACGCGCGCGTCATCCTCCTGGACGAACACGGGCACGCCTATGCCGACGACGACGGTCGCCTGCGCGCGCCGCACGGCCATGAGATCAGCGAAGGCCCCGGCGGCGTGGGTGCTGCGGTCTTCCTCGGCCTCGATACGCACGGCACCGGCTGGTTCGCACTCGAAGCCGCGCTGACCGCCTTCACGGCGCCACGCCGCGTCGACCTGCGCAGCGCCGCCGCGTTGTGGCCCGCGTTCGACGCCAGCGTGTTCGCGCAGGCGCGCGCGCTGCAGCACTGGCGCAGCCGTCATCGCCATTGCGGTGTGTGCGGCGGTGAAGTCGCGATTTCCCGCGCCGGTTGGCAGGGCACCTGCACGAAGTGCAGCGCCGAACATTACCCGCGCACCGATCCGGCGGTGATCGTCGCCGTCAGCGACGGTGCACGTTTGCTGCTCGGTCGTCAGGCGGCATGGCCCGCGCGTCGCTACTCGGTCATCGCCGGATTCGTCGAGCCGGGCGAAACGCTGGAGCAGACCGTCGCGCGCGAAGTGCTGGAGGAAACCGGCGTGCGCGTGCACCGTTGTCGTTACCTGGCTTCGCAACCGTGGCCGTTTCCCGGTGCGTTGATGCTGGGCTTCAGTGCCGACGCCGAGTCGGACGAACCGCACGTGGGCGACGAACTGGAAGACGCACGCTGGTTCACCGCGCAAGACGTGCGCCGCGCGTGCGAACGCGGCGAATGGGGCAGCGCTCGCGACGACGGTGAAGGCCCGGTGCTTTCGCCCAGCATCTCCATCTCGCGCTGGCTGATCGAGCACTGGCTTGCCGCGCAGCCCGACGCAAGCTGA
- the erpA gene encoding iron-sulfur cluster insertion protein ErpA, translating into MESLIPSAATPDYQSLDRPLQFSSAAANKVRELIAEEGNDALKLRVYIQGGGCSGFQYGFEFDEQQGEDDLAIQTDGVTLLVDPLSLQYLMGAEVDYTESLHGAQFVIRNPNAKTTCGCGSSFAV; encoded by the coding sequence ATGGAATCGCTCATCCCCTCCGCCGCGACGCCGGATTACCAGTCGCTCGACCGCCCCCTCCAGTTCTCCTCCGCGGCTGCCAACAAGGTCCGCGAGCTGATCGCGGAAGAAGGCAACGATGCACTCAAGCTGCGCGTCTACATCCAGGGCGGCGGCTGTTCGGGCTTCCAGTACGGGTTCGAGTTCGACGAGCAGCAGGGCGAGGACGACCTGGCCATCCAGACCGATGGCGTGACGCTGCTGGTCGATCCGCTCAGCCTGCAGTACCTGATGGGCGCAGAAGTCGACTACACCGAAAGCCTGCACGGCGCGCAGTTCGTGATCCGCAATCCGAACGCGAAGACCACCTGCGGCTGCGGCTCCTCGTTCGCCGTGTGA